In Ferribacterium limneticum, a genomic segment contains:
- a CDS encoding ATP-binding protein gives MNAPLAQDWTIANQQLLVAEFTRLKQRLQAANGKAMPNQTDPLPAIAEARLALRSEGAIDWLSSAFGLSTFERDLLLLCAGFEMDGELASICSAAQGKDCRPSISFSLALNALDAPHWSALTPQRPLRRWRLLEVDDSTGLAAGRLRIDERILHFLGGINELDTRLVHLLRPARSLPQQAATHAATTRAVLATVNRENETKTEIPIVILEGDDPAAQEDIAARVAETLGLQCLTLLAEDIPPGAEERSALITLWQREATLLGTALLVVIADPGSSASDAAHALLERVGGLCLVASPTAPALTTLSLRHPVNKPDSSERRQLWIDALGSARAVPELERAASHFRLGSQSVQSIAHALRSTLAMPADGADTASLTPLWDGCRQASRGGLDKLAQRLDAKASWDSLVLPEAQLAMLRQIAAHLRQRFKVQEEWGFAAQGNRGLGLATLFAGESGTGKTLAAEVLAHTLQLDLFRIDLSAVVSKYIGETEKNLRKVFDAAEDCGAILLFDEADALFGKRTEVKDSHDRHANIEVSYLLQRMEAYHGLAVLTTNLKSSLDPAFLRRLRFVVHFPFPDQAQRLALWQRVFPAATPTRDLDLDKLSRLSMTGGSIRNIALNAAFLAADAGEPVTMRHLLQAAHAEASKRERPLADAETRGWA, from the coding sequence ATGAACGCCCCGCTCGCCCAGGACTGGACCATCGCCAACCAGCAACTGCTGGTCGCCGAATTCACGCGGCTCAAGCAACGACTGCAAGCAGCAAACGGCAAGGCCATGCCGAACCAGACCGACCCGCTGCCGGCCATTGCCGAAGCCCGTCTGGCGCTGCGCAGCGAAGGCGCCATTGACTGGCTGAGTAGCGCCTTCGGGCTTTCCACCTTCGAGCGCGACTTGCTGCTCCTCTGTGCCGGTTTCGAAATGGATGGCGAACTGGCCAGCATCTGCAGCGCGGCCCAAGGCAAGGACTGCCGGCCGTCGATCAGCTTCAGTCTGGCGCTAAACGCCCTTGATGCTCCGCACTGGAGTGCCCTGACGCCGCAACGCCCGCTACGCCGCTGGCGTCTGCTCGAAGTCGACGACAGTACCGGCCTGGCCGCCGGGCGCTTGCGCATTGACGAACGGATACTGCATTTCCTCGGCGGCATCAATGAGCTGGATACCCGTCTCGTCCACCTGCTGCGCCCGGCACGCAGCCTGCCACAGCAGGCCGCCACGCATGCCGCGACGACGCGCGCAGTGCTTGCTACGGTCAACCGGGAAAATGAGACAAAAACAGAAATCCCCATCGTCATCCTCGAAGGCGACGACCCGGCCGCGCAGGAAGACATTGCCGCCCGCGTCGCCGAAACCCTCGGCCTGCAATGCCTGACACTGCTGGCCGAAGACATACCGCCCGGCGCCGAAGAACGGTCGGCACTGATCACCCTCTGGCAACGCGAAGCCACGCTGCTCGGCACCGCCCTGCTCGTGGTCATCGCCGATCCCGGTTCGTCAGCCAGCGATGCGGCCCACGCCCTGCTCGAACGGGTCGGCGGCCTCTGTCTGGTTGCCTCCCCGACGGCACCGGCGCTGACCACACTATCCCTGCGCCACCCCGTCAACAAGCCGGACAGCAGCGAACGCCGCCAGTTGTGGATAGATGCCCTCGGTTCAGCCCGCGCCGTCCCCGAACTGGAGCGCGCCGCCAGCCATTTCCGTCTCGGCAGCCAGTCTGTCCAGAGCATCGCCCATGCCTTGCGCAGCACGCTGGCCATGCCTGCCGATGGCGCCGACACAGCGAGCCTGACGCCACTGTGGGACGGGTGCCGGCAAGCAAGCCGCGGCGGCCTGGACAAGCTTGCCCAACGGCTCGACGCCAAGGCCAGCTGGGACAGCCTGGTGTTGCCGGAAGCCCAACTCGCCATGCTGCGCCAGATCGCCGCCCACCTGCGCCAGCGCTTCAAGGTACAGGAAGAATGGGGGTTCGCCGCCCAGGGCAATCGCGGACTGGGTCTGGCCACCCTGTTCGCCGGTGAAAGCGGCACCGGCAAGACGCTGGCCGCCGAAGTGCTGGCCCATACGCTGCAACTTGACCTCTTCCGCATCGATCTGTCGGCGGTCGTCAGCAAATACATCGGCGAAACTGAAAAGAACCTGCGCAAGGTCTTTGATGCCGCCGAGGATTGCGGTGCCATCCTGCTTTTCGACGAAGCCGATGCCCTGTTCGGCAAGCGCACCGAAGTCAAGGACAGCCATGACCGCCATGCCAATATCGAAGTCAGCTACCTGCTGCAGCGAATGGAGGCCTACCACGGGCTGGCCGTCCTCACCACCAATCTCAAATCCAGCCTCGACCCGGCTTTCCTGCGCCGCCTGCGTTTCGTTGTGCACTTCCCCTTCCCCGATCAGGCCCAGCGCCTGGCCCTGTGGCAGCGCGTCTTCCCGGCCGCCACGCCAACCCGCGACCTGGATCTCGACAAGCTTTCCCGCCTCTCGATGACCGGCGGCAGCATTCGCAACATCGCGCTTAACGCCGCCTTCCTCGCCGCCGATGCCGGCGAACCGGTGACCATGCGCCACCTGCTGCAGGCCGCCCATGCCGAGGCATCCAAACGCGAACGGCCACTGGCCGATGCCGAAACGCGAGGCTGGGCATGA
- a CDS encoding DUF4255 domain-containing protein, with protein sequence MSNALAIAGVTAVIKDLLDSGMIDQAITDAMGAGVVVSARAPDTIPLDDADGPQLNLFLHQVTPNAALRNAALPSRDATGNRSTNPPLALDLHYLLTAYGRAELQAEVLLGYALQLLHETPVLPRAAIRRALNPAVIDGAALPAIYHSLRGADLAEQVELLKITPSALSTEEMSRLWSALQAHYRPTIAFQVSVVLIESSKSARSPLPVLSRGETDPVSKRERGVLAFSGLTPPLPTLEAVVPAGRQPVAVPGGEVRLEGHHLDGVDRQVTFSLASFQISRSVPVISGSSAKVSLIVPNDLPVGLYRIELSVQGLGDAQARRTNQLPLALAPQAVLPPFNATRNGAAVTLVLDVAPPVRAGQTAALILGEREIAAEQFTATTSRLTFKIADAPEAGSTHLVRLRVDGFESPIIDRMATPTAYLDRRITLP encoded by the coding sequence ATGAGCAACGCCCTGGCCATCGCCGGCGTCACCGCCGTCATCAAGGACCTGCTCGACTCCGGGATGATCGACCAGGCCATCACTGACGCCATGGGAGCCGGTGTCGTTGTCAGCGCGCGGGCGCCCGACACGATCCCTCTCGACGATGCCGACGGCCCTCAGCTCAATCTATTTCTCCATCAGGTCACGCCGAACGCCGCATTGCGAAATGCCGCCCTGCCGTCGCGCGATGCCACCGGCAACCGCAGTACCAACCCGCCGCTGGCCCTTGATCTGCACTACCTGTTGACCGCTTACGGCCGGGCCGAATTGCAAGCCGAGGTGCTGCTCGGTTACGCCCTGCAACTCCTGCATGAAACCCCCGTACTGCCGCGCGCCGCCATCCGACGGGCCCTTAACCCGGCCGTCATCGATGGCGCCGCCCTGCCCGCCATTTACCATAGCCTGCGCGGTGCCGATCTCGCGGAGCAGGTCGAACTGCTCAAAATAACCCCCTCCGCGCTCAGTACCGAAGAAATGTCCCGACTCTGGTCGGCCCTGCAGGCGCACTACCGCCCCACCATCGCCTTCCAGGTCTCGGTCGTACTGATCGAGTCCAGCAAATCAGCACGCAGCCCCTTGCCGGTCCTCAGCCGCGGCGAGACCGACCCGGTCTCGAAGCGCGAACGTGGCGTGCTGGCCTTCAGCGGCCTGACCCCGCCCCTGCCCACGCTGGAGGCGGTCGTTCCGGCGGGTCGCCAGCCAGTCGCTGTGCCTGGCGGCGAAGTGAGGCTCGAAGGACATCATCTCGATGGCGTAGACCGACAGGTCACCTTCAGCCTCGCCTCCTTCCAGATCAGCCGCAGTGTTCCCGTCATCAGCGGCAGTTCCGCCAAGGTCAGCCTCATCGTCCCGAACGACCTGCCGGTCGGTCTCTACCGCATCGAACTATCCGTTCAAGGTCTTGGCGACGCTCAGGCCCGCCGCACCAACCAGTTACCACTGGCGCTGGCCCCCCAAGCTGTGTTGCCGCCTTTCAACGCCACCCGCAACGGCGCCGCCGTGACGCTCGTCCTGGATGTCGCGCCACCCGTACGCGCCGGCCAGACTGCCGCCCTGATCCTCGGCGAACGCGAAATCGCCGCCGAGCAATTCACCGCCACCACCAGCCGGCTAACGTTCAAGATCGCCGACGCACCGGAGGCCGGCAGCACCCATCTGGTACGCCTGCGGGTCGATGGTTTCGAAAGCCCGATCATCGACCGCATGGCAACGCCGACTGCCTATCTCGACCGCCGGATCACCCTGCCATGA
- a CDS encoding eCIS core domain-containing protein, translated as MATMTAAPQAERQTKTPAKGRTLLRKCACGGSKQTDDDQRKSLLLQRKAQSQIDDEHAPAVVEQALRSGGEALPDEVREHFESSFGHSFSQVRIHTDGLAARSARAVGARAFTVGSDIVFNSSEFQPNSPSGRHLIAHELTHVVQQSAMPANGGALKIGRTDSGFEREADRIADRVSNSLPPVFSTKRGQTNALPRTSVGGISAAPAAIQRVGECAGKVGSNCNGTRCTTATGRRGMCQWGGITYGCNCRDQSGDESGVARVRELLPAWLFALLSAAAIAAIAACFISGVCEAGAIVAAAGAATAALVIGILRAAGVTVTEDGGA; from the coding sequence ATGGCTACCATGACAGCAGCACCGCAAGCCGAACGCCAGACGAAAACCCCAGCCAAGGGACGCACCCTGTTACGCAAGTGTGCCTGCGGCGGCAGCAAGCAAACTGACGATGACCAACGCAAGTCGCTGCTTCTCCAGCGCAAGGCACAATCCCAGATTGACGACGAACACGCCCCGGCGGTGGTCGAACAAGCCTTGCGTAGCGGCGGGGAAGCGCTCCCCGACGAAGTGCGCGAGCATTTTGAAAGCAGTTTCGGCCACAGCTTCAGCCAGGTGCGCATCCATACCGACGGCCTGGCCGCCCGGTCGGCCAGAGCCGTTGGTGCGCGTGCCTTCACGGTCGGCTCCGACATCGTTTTCAACAGCAGCGAGTTCCAGCCGAACAGCCCGTCGGGGCGCCATCTGATCGCCCATGAACTGACCCATGTCGTGCAGCAGTCGGCCATGCCGGCAAATGGCGGCGCACTCAAAATCGGGCGGACTGATTCAGGCTTTGAGCGTGAAGCTGACCGCATTGCCGATCGCGTCAGCAATTCGCTCCCCCCTGTTTTTTCCACCAAGCGGGGCCAAACCAACGCCCTCCCACGCACTTCAGTCGGGGGCATCAGCGCTGCCCCTGCCGCCATTCAACGGGTAGGCGAATGCGCCGGAAAAGTCGGTTCGAATTGCAATGGCACCCGCTGTACTACCGCGACTGGCCGGCGCGGGATGTGTCAATGGGGCGGTATCACATACGGTTGCAACTGCCGCGATCAGTCCGGTGATGAATCAGGTGTAGCACGCGTCCGAGAACTACTGCCTGCCTGGTTGTTTGCCTTGCTCTCCGCTGCGGCCATCGCTGCCATCGCCGCTTGTTTCATTAGCGGCGTCTGTGAAGCGGGGGCCATTGTCGCTGCTGCCGGCGCAGCCACTGCTGCGCTGGTGATCGGCATCCTGCGCGCGGCCGGCGTAACCGTGACCGAAGACGGTGGAGCATGA
- a CDS encoding phage tail protein produces the protein MAQFTVNAQRFDPYKNFKFRVKWDGRYVAGISKVSSLKRSTEVVEHREGGDPSSSRKSPGRTKFEAITLERGVTHDTNFEQWANKVWNLGSGLGSEVSLKDFRKDLIIEVYNEAGQLALAYKIFRCWVSEYQALPDLDANANAVAIQHIKLENEGWERDYEVAEPAEPSFVEPG, from the coding sequence ATGGCCCAGTTCACCGTCAATGCCCAGCGCTTCGATCCCTACAAAAACTTCAAATTCCGCGTCAAATGGGATGGCCGCTACGTCGCCGGGATCAGCAAGGTTTCATCGCTCAAGCGCTCGACCGAAGTCGTCGAACACCGCGAAGGTGGCGATCCGTCGAGCAGCCGCAAATCACCCGGCCGCACCAAGTTCGAGGCCATCACGCTCGAACGTGGCGTCACCCACGACACCAATTTCGAACAATGGGCCAACAAGGTCTGGAACCTCGGCTCGGGCCTGGGCAGCGAGGTTTCGCTCAAGGACTTCCGCAAGGACCTGATCATCGAGGTCTATAACGAGGCCGGGCAACTGGCGCTGGCCTACAAGATTTTCCGCTGCTGGGTGTCGGAATACCAGGCGCTGCCGGACCTCGACGCCAATGCCAACGCCGTGGCGATTCAACACATCAAGCTCGAAAACGAAGGCTGGGAGCGCGACTACGAAGTCGCCGAACCGGCTGAGCCGAGCTTTGTCGAGCCGGGTTAA
- a CDS encoding LysM domain-containing protein gives MSIERFPPNSRYNGVATAELAGPDGEKIVYLRRRFIPDPATLVTVGEVQVQGGDRLDRLAATNLGDPIQYWRIADGNGAQVPSDLEHPGDTLRLTLPAGLGGGGA, from the coding sequence ATGAGCATCGAACGCTTCCCGCCCAACAGCCGCTACAACGGCGTCGCCACGGCTGAACTGGCTGGCCCGGATGGCGAAAAGATCGTCTATCTGCGCCGCCGCTTCATCCCCGACCCGGCGACGCTGGTCACCGTCGGCGAAGTTCAGGTCCAGGGCGGCGACCGCCTCGACCGGCTGGCCGCGACCAATCTCGGCGACCCGATCCAGTACTGGCGCATCGCCGACGGCAATGGCGCCCAGGTGCCGTCCGATCTGGAACATCCCGGCGACACACTGCGCCTGACCCTGCCGGCCGGCCTCGGAGGCGGCGGTGCTTAA
- a CDS encoding phage tail sheath C-terminal domain-containing protein — protein MPVQLASPGVYIQEVSSGVRTIAGVATSVAAFLGAASRGPINKATRIFSFADFERAFGGLSADSEMSYGVRQFFINGGTDAWIVRVVKSAAPASRALLNATPITVLTVTALDAGASGNSIQVRVDHATANPGSTFNITFIRSSDGRAEQYANVSMNSADARYLPDLVNGVSQLVKISRDVPQLTLNGLAAGTSTSGTLADVQTLLDATHTDFRVVVNGLPPVTVSITLPADIAGGTATQRLTALAEAIRLKVKAQAGGKAALDDFSCTRSGSTLVMASGTGGEFSSVRILPGSSNNAAGVLKLGVANGGVEVDAVASIRPVPLPDPATLTSGAFAATDLDTLPDATHTSLRISLDGYGPDVVDLGSAAAAGANLAAKLGDMASRLQAAVRALKPGNPAYANFTATATATTLVLASGSRGAGSAIAVSAAPINDIAAGLHLLAGATLATPPTDAFLGGGAETPYGPADVYPAFIGSRANREGLYALEDADLFNILVMPGITDPGVLADAASYCEERRAFFIVDAPPTATSVATMVTAASGTELPKSDHAAVYFPWTYVADPLKNGKPRLTPPGGTMAGLYARTDGNRGVWKAPAGTDANLAGVQSMAVPMTDGENGSLNPLGVNCLRTFPVYGAIAWGARTLRGADQMASEYKYVPVRRLALYIEESLYRGTQWVVFEPNDEPLWAQIRLNIGAFMNGLFRQGAFQGSSPRDAYLVKCDRETTTQDDINRGVVNILVGFAPLKPAEFVVISIQQLAGQIQV, from the coding sequence ATGCCCGTACAGCTTGCTTCCCCCGGGGTTTATATCCAGGAAGTTTCGAGCGGAGTCCGCACCATTGCCGGCGTCGCCACCTCGGTCGCCGCCTTCCTCGGCGCCGCGTCCCGAGGGCCGATCAACAAGGCCACCCGAATTTTCAGCTTTGCCGATTTCGAGCGCGCTTTCGGCGGCCTTTCGGCCGATTCCGAGATGAGCTACGGGGTGCGCCAGTTCTTCATCAACGGCGGCACCGATGCGTGGATCGTCCGTGTCGTCAAGAGCGCCGCGCCAGCCAGCCGGGCACTGCTCAACGCGACGCCCATTACAGTCCTGACCGTCACGGCGCTTGATGCCGGCGCTTCGGGCAACAGCATCCAGGTCCGCGTCGATCATGCGACAGCCAATCCGGGCAGCACCTTCAACATTACGTTCATCCGCAGCAGCGACGGCCGGGCCGAACAGTATGCGAATGTCTCGATGAACTCGGCCGATGCCCGCTACCTGCCCGATCTGGTCAATGGCGTGTCGCAGCTGGTCAAGATCAGCCGGGACGTTCCCCAGCTGACGCTCAACGGCCTGGCAGCCGGCACCTCGACGAGCGGCACGCTGGCCGATGTCCAGACCCTGCTCGACGCCACCCACACCGATTTCCGCGTCGTGGTCAACGGCCTGCCGCCGGTCACCGTCAGCATCACGCTGCCGGCCGACATTGCCGGCGGCACTGCAACCCAGCGCCTCACCGCGCTGGCCGAAGCGATCCGCCTCAAGGTCAAGGCGCAGGCCGGCGGCAAGGCTGCGCTGGATGATTTTTCCTGCACGCGCAGTGGCAGCACGCTGGTCATGGCCTCCGGTACCGGCGGCGAATTCTCGTCCGTCCGCATCCTGCCCGGCAGCAGCAACAACGCCGCTGGCGTGCTCAAGCTCGGCGTCGCCAATGGCGGCGTCGAAGTCGATGCCGTCGCCAGCATTCGCCCGGTGCCACTGCCTGACCCGGCAACGCTGACCAGCGGCGCCTTTGCCGCCACCGATCTCGACACCCTGCCCGACGCCACCCACACCAGCCTGCGCATCAGCCTCGACGGCTACGGCCCGGATGTCGTCGATCTCGGCAGTGCAGCCGCGGCCGGTGCCAACCTCGCGGCCAAACTCGGCGACATGGCCAGCCGGCTGCAAGCCGCCGTGCGCGCGTTGAAACCGGGCAACCCGGCCTACGCCAACTTCACCGCCACGGCGACCGCCACCACGCTGGTCCTGGCCAGCGGTTCGCGCGGTGCCGGTTCGGCCATCGCCGTCAGCGCCGCCCCGATCAACGACATCGCCGCCGGCCTGCATCTGCTGGCCGGTGCCACACTAGCGACACCGCCGACCGATGCCTTCCTCGGCGGCGGCGCCGAAACGCCTTACGGGCCGGCCGATGTCTATCCGGCCTTCATCGGCAGCCGGGCCAATCGCGAAGGGCTGTATGCGCTGGAAGACGCCGACCTCTTCAACATCCTCGTCATGCCCGGCATCACCGACCCCGGCGTACTGGCCGATGCCGCCTCGTATTGCGAGGAACGCCGCGCCTTCTTCATCGTCGATGCGCCGCCCACGGCCACCAGCGTCGCCACCATGGTCACCGCGGCGTCCGGTACGGAACTGCCGAAATCCGACCACGCTGCGGTCTATTTCCCCTGGACCTACGTCGCCGATCCGCTCAAGAACGGCAAGCCGCGCCTGACCCCGCCCGGCGGCACGATGGCCGGCCTCTACGCGCGTACCGACGGAAATCGCGGCGTGTGGAAGGCGCCAGCCGGGACCGATGCCAACCTGGCCGGCGTGCAGTCCATGGCCGTGCCGATGACCGATGGTGAAAACGGCAGCCTCAACCCGTTGGGCGTCAATTGCCTGCGCACTTTCCCGGTCTATGGCGCGATTGCCTGGGGTGCCCGCACCCTGCGCGGCGCCGATCAGATGGCTTCGGAATACAAGTACGTGCCAGTCCGTCGTCTGGCGCTCTACATCGAGGAGTCGCTTTATCGCGGCACGCAATGGGTGGTTTTCGAGCCGAACGACGAACCGCTGTGGGCGCAGATTCGCCTCAACATCGGCGCCTTCATGAACGGCCTGTTCCGCCAGGGGGCCTTTCAGGGCAGTTCGCCGCGCGATGCCTATCTCGTCAAATGCGACCGCGAAACGACGACGCAGGACGACATCAATCGCGGCGTGGTGAACATCCTGGTCGGCTTCGCGCCGCTCAAGCCGGCCGAATTCGTGGTCATCAGCATCCAGCAACTGGCCGGACAGATTCAGGTTTGA
- a CDS encoding secondary thiamine-phosphate synthase enzyme YjbQ, whose translation MAEQHQLAITTRGRGSLEITEEIAAVVRNATVNAGIAHIFVRHTSCGLAITENADASVRHDLETLMQRWAPDGDPAYRHDLEGDDDMAAHARSLLTGVSLTVPFADGRLLLGTWQGIYLFEHRTQGHSREIVVTLLG comes from the coding sequence ATGGCCGAGCAACATCAACTCGCCATCACCACCCGCGGGCGCGGTTCGCTTGAAATAACCGAGGAAATCGCCGCCGTGGTCAGGAATGCCACGGTCAACGCCGGAATTGCCCATATTTTCGTACGCCATACGAGTTGCGGCCTGGCCATCACCGAAAACGCCGACGCCAGCGTCCGCCACGATCTCGAAACCCTCATGCAACGCTGGGCGCCGGACGGCGACCCGGCCTATCGCCACGACCTCGAAGGCGATGACGACATGGCCGCCCACGCCCGTTCGCTACTGACCGGCGTTTCGCTGACCGTCCCCTTTGCCGACGGCCGCCTGCTGCTCGGCACCTGGCAGGGCATCTACCTGTTCGAGCACCGGACGCAGGGACATAGTCGGGAAATCGTCGTCACGCTGCTCGGCTGA
- a CDS encoding penicillin-binding protein 1A yields MSFFSTIVKFLTLPLATANYRDQLPRTLVAIGVNGALLLVALFAYMLLTVLPSLPPLDIVTDYRPKIPLRIYTADGALLGEFGEERRDFVPIQEIPQVMKDALLAIEDSRFYEHGGVDYRGVTRALVADLTGGFHQGASTITMQVARNFFLTREKTVKRKLTEALLAYRIESALTKDQILELYMNQIYLGQRTHGFASAARTYFNKALPELTLAEAAMLAGIPQNPAKHNPAVNPVRAKARQGLVLKRLRVLGKITEAQYTEAVAQPLKISDRQLLTVHADHVAEMVRQEVFAQYQDETYTRGFNVYTTLNGAEQNAAYNALRSNVLAYDQRHGYRGPEDFIDLPDDEDERDDAIDRILAKHPNSDNLIAAVVTEVSGKKVRAEPASGDTIEVTGDGLRFVARALQANVKDGTRIRVGSVIRASRDAKGRWSISQMPEVEAAFVAINAEDGSYRALVGGFDFSRKQFNHVTSAWRQPGSSIKPFVYSAALEKGYSPATQVEDAPLSLPAGDNGKTWDPQNDDGYDGPISLRRALARSKNVVAVRLLRAITPQYGRDYLTRFGFDATKHPADLTMTLGSGSVTPLQMAAAYAVFANGGYKVTPHLIEKITDSRGNVLQETPQPLVRQDEQRVIDSRNAFIMDSMLREVAHTGTGALAGQRLGRPDVAGKTGTTSDAFDGWFAGYASDVVAVAWMGFDQPKSLGAREFGATLALPIWIDYMRQALAGKPVSERSPPAGVSFVNGDWIYDEFNSDTGVKELDVESLPGMVRDFFKRLGI; encoded by the coding sequence TTGAGTTTTTTTTCGACCATCGTCAAATTCCTGACGCTCCCGCTGGCCACGGCCAACTATCGCGACCAGCTGCCGCGCACCCTCGTCGCCATCGGTGTCAACGGCGCCTTGCTGCTCGTCGCGCTGTTCGCCTACATGCTGCTGACAGTACTGCCCAGCCTGCCGCCGCTGGATATCGTGACCGACTATCGGCCGAAAATTCCGCTCCGCATCTACACGGCGGACGGCGCGCTGCTCGGCGAATTCGGCGAGGAACGCCGCGATTTCGTACCCATCCAGGAAATCCCGCAGGTCATGAAGGATGCCCTGCTGGCCATCGAAGATTCGCGCTTCTACGAGCATGGCGGCGTCGATTACCGGGGCGTCACGCGGGCGCTGGTCGCCGATCTGACTGGCGGTTTTCATCAGGGCGCATCGACGATCACCATGCAGGTGGCGCGCAATTTCTTCCTGACCCGGGAAAAGACCGTCAAGCGCAAGCTGACCGAAGCGCTGCTCGCCTATCGCATCGAGTCGGCGCTGACCAAGGACCAGATCCTTGAGCTGTACATGAACCAGATTTACCTCGGCCAGCGCACCCACGGCTTCGCCAGCGCCGCCCGGACTTATTTCAACAAAGCACTGCCCGAGCTGACGCTGGCTGAAGCTGCCATGCTCGCCGGCATCCCGCAAAACCCGGCCAAGCACAACCCTGCCGTCAATCCTGTCCGCGCCAAGGCCCGTCAGGGGCTGGTCCTCAAGCGCCTGCGCGTGCTTGGCAAAATCACCGAAGCGCAATACACCGAGGCGGTGGCCCAGCCCCTCAAGATCAGCGACCGACAATTGTTGACCGTGCATGCCGACCATGTCGCCGAAATGGTGCGTCAGGAGGTCTTCGCGCAATACCAGGATGAGACCTACACGCGTGGTTTCAACGTGTACACCACGCTCAACGGTGCCGAGCAGAACGCTGCCTACAATGCCCTGCGCAGCAACGTGCTGGCCTACGACCAGCGCCACGGCTACCGCGGGCCGGAAGATTTCATCGACCTGCCGGATGACGAAGACGAGCGCGACGACGCCATCGACCGCATCCTGGCCAAGCACCCGAACAGCGACAACCTGATCGCCGCGGTCGTCACCGAAGTCTCTGGCAAGAAAGTCCGGGCCGAACCGGCCTCCGGCGACACCATCGAAGTCACCGGTGACGGCTTGCGTTTCGTTGCCCGCGCCCTGCAGGCCAACGTCAAGGATGGGACCCGGATTCGCGTCGGTTCGGTCATCCGGGCGAGCCGCGACGCCAAGGGCCGCTGGTCGATCAGCCAGATGCCTGAGGTCGAAGCGGCCTTTGTCGCCATTAACGCCGAAGACGGCTCCTATCGCGCTCTGGTCGGCGGCTTCGATTTTTCGCGCAAGCAGTTCAACCATGTCACCAGCGCCTGGCGCCAGCCGGGATCGAGCATCAAGCCCTTCGTCTATTCGGCGGCGCTGGAAAAAGGTTATTCACCGGCCACCCAGGTCGAGGATGCGCCGCTCTCGCTGCCGGCCGGCGACAACGGCAAAACCTGGGATCCGCAGAACGATGACGGCTACGATGGCCCGATCAGCCTGCGCCGCGCCCTCGCCCGTTCGAAAAACGTCGTCGCCGTGCGGCTCTTGCGGGCGATCACGCCGCAATACGGGCGCGACTATCTGACGCGCTTCGGCTTCGATGCCACCAAGCATCCGGCCGACCTGACCATGACCCTGGGCAGCGGTTCGGTCACGCCGCTGCAGATGGCTGCGGCCTACGCCGTGTTCGCCAATGGCGGCTACAAAGTCACGCCGCACCTGATCGAGAAGATCACTGACAGCCGCGGCAACGTGTTGCAGGAAACGCCGCAGCCACTTGTCCGGCAGGACGAACAACGGGTCATCGACAGCCGCAACGCCTTCATCATGGACAGCATGCTGCGCGAAGTTGCCCATACCGGTACCGGCGCTCTGGCTGGACAGCGCCTCGGGCGCCCCGACGTAGCGGGCAAGACCGGGACGACGAGCGATGCCTTCGACGGCTGGTTTGCCGGTTACGCCAGCGATGTCGTCGCCGTTGCCTGGATGGGTTTCGACCAGCCCAAATCCCTGGGTGCCCGGGAGTTTGGCGCAACGTTGGCCCTGCCGATCTGGATCGACTACATGCGCCAGGCGCTCGCCGGCAAGCCGGTCAGCGAACGATCGCCACCGGCTGGTGTCTCCTTCGTCAACGGCGACTGGATCTACGACGAATTCAACAGTGACACGGGGGTCAAAGAGCTGGACGTGGAATCGCTGCCAGGCATGGTCAGGGACTTTTTCAAGCGCTTGGGAATCTGA
- a CDS encoding YajD family HNH nuclease encodes MSSIDHKRLDKIVADARKAADTRAEGYRERALKIYPWICGRCAREFTTTNLRELTVHHRDHNHDNNPNDGSNWELLCIYCHDNEHQKQIEADRGYTDTSTKRGGGATHNPFAALQGLLKKD; translated from the coding sequence ATGAGCTCAATCGATCACAAACGCCTCGACAAGATCGTCGCCGACGCCCGTAAAGCCGCCGACACCCGCGCCGAGGGCTACCGCGAACGCGCCCTGAAAATCTATCCGTGGATTTGCGGCCGCTGCGCCCGTGAATTCACCACGACCAATCTGCGCGAACTGACCGTTCACCATCGCGACCACAACCACGATAACAACCCGAACGATGGCAGCAACTGGGAACTGCTCTGCATTTACTGCCACGACAACGAGCACCAGAAGCAGATTGAGGCCGACCGCGGCTACACCGACACCAGCACCAAGCGCGGTGGCGGCGCCACGCACAACCCGTTCGCCGCGCTGCAAGGCCTGCTCAAGAAGGACTGA